One genomic segment of Clostridium saccharoperbutylacetonicum N1-4(HMT) includes these proteins:
- a CDS encoding MFS transporter → MDINSKANVNISANSENNKVGFGEKVSYGFGNLAGNLLLTTANTFISFFYTDIAGIAVATVGFILLAGRILDGVADLAMGAIVDKTKTKFGKARPWLLWLAIPYAVSLILMFTAPDLSSNGKIIYAFITYIFGMLMFTGTATPYNVLSALISQDSNVRSQLSSYRSMFGFLGALILSIITMPLVKTFGDGKRGWLLLAVVYGIASAVLYFMCFKNTKERVAAPVDNADFSLKDGLKTLFRNKYWAMIVASIVIIFISAGLGGVNVYYAQYVLGNPNLVGVIGTASFLPIIAGSFLAGPVLTRFGKRNTALGGIILTIVGSIPMALAPTNITMIIAGLVIKGLGSAGFLVSAFAMLGDTVEYGQWKHGIRIEGLTFAAEGFAEKVGTGLGGAVLGAILGLGGYIGGQATQSASAIMAMKVSFAYAPIAASILTAVLLYFYDLDRIYPKIIAELKERNK, encoded by the coding sequence ATGGATATAAATTCAAAGGCAAATGTTAATATTTCAGCTAACAGTGAAAATAATAAAGTTGGTTTTGGCGAAAAAGTATCTTATGGATTTGGAAATTTAGCAGGTAATCTTTTATTGACTACTGCAAATACTTTTATAAGTTTTTTCTATACAGATATTGCAGGAATTGCAGTAGCAACAGTTGGATTTATTTTACTTGCAGGAAGAATTCTTGATGGAGTTGCAGATTTAGCAATGGGGGCAATTGTTGATAAGACAAAAACAAAGTTTGGAAAGGCTCGGCCTTGGCTTTTATGGCTAGCTATACCTTATGCAGTATCATTAATACTAATGTTTACAGCGCCAGATTTAAGTAGTAACGGTAAAATTATTTATGCATTTATTACATATATTTTTGGAATGCTTATGTTTACAGGAACAGCAACTCCGTATAACGTTTTGAGTGCCTTAATAAGTCAAGATTCAAATGTAAGGTCACAATTAAGTTCTTATAGAAGTATGTTTGGTTTTTTAGGTGCATTAATACTTAGTATAATTACAATGCCTTTAGTAAAGACTTTTGGCGATGGAAAAAGGGGATGGCTTCTTCTTGCAGTTGTATATGGAATAGCATCAGCGGTATTATATTTTATGTGTTTTAAGAATACAAAGGAAAGAGTAGCAGCGCCAGTAGATAATGCTGATTTCTCTTTAAAGGATGGATTAAAAACATTATTTAGAAATAAATATTGGGCAATGATTGTAGCTAGTATTGTAATAATATTTATATCAGCAGGACTTGGTGGGGTAAATGTTTATTATGCTCAATATGTACTTGGAAATCCCAATTTAGTTGGAGTAATTGGAACAGCATCTTTTTTACCTATAATTGCAGGATCATTTTTAGCAGGACCTGTTCTTACTAGGTTTGGAAAAAGAAACACTGCTTTAGGTGGAATAATATTAACTATAGTTGGCTCAATACCTATGGCATTAGCTCCAACAAATATTACAATGATCATAGCAGGACTAGTTATTAAAGGTTTAGGATCCGCTGGATTCTTAGTTTCAGCCTTTGCAATGCTTGGAGATACAGTAGAGTATGGTCAATGGAAACATGGAATTCGTATTGAAGGTTTAACTTTTGCAGCAGAAGGTTTTGCTGAAAAAGTAGGTACAGGATTAGGCGGTGCAGTACTTGGAGCAATATTAGGCCTTGGTGGATATATTGGAGGACAAGCTACTCAAAGTGCTTCAGCAATCATGGCAATGAAAGTTTCCTTTGCATATGCACCAATTGCTGCATCAATACTAACAGCTGTATTACTTTATTTCTACGATTTAGATAGAATATATCCTAAAATTATTGCAGAATTAAAAGAAAGAAACAAATAA
- the panB gene encoding 3-methyl-2-oxobutanoate hydroxymethyltransferase — protein sequence MKNTVLTFKEAKEQGRKLSMLTAYDYSMAKIIDESNVNGILIGDSLGMVIKGEEDTLAVTIDEIIYHTKAVKRGTKNALIVSDMPFLSYHISVEQAVSNAGRLVKEGGANAVKLEGGANVMPQIKAIVDAQIPVMGHLGLTPQSINAFGGFKVQGKSEIAAKKLIEDAVNLEKAGVFSIVLEGIPEKVAEIITKSVSIPTIGIGAGKYCDGQILVYQDMLGMFNDFVPKFVKQYANIGEIMRNAINSYVNEVQEGLFPEIKHTFKIDENELSKLY from the coding sequence ATGAAAAATACAGTTTTGACATTTAAGGAAGCTAAGGAACAAGGAAGAAAATTGAGCATGCTTACAGCATATGATTACTCTATGGCTAAAATTATTGATGAAAGTAATGTTAATGGAATATTAATAGGTGATTCATTGGGCATGGTAATTAAAGGTGAAGAAGATACTTTAGCTGTTACTATAGATGAAATTATCTATCATACAAAAGCTGTTAAAAGAGGCACAAAAAATGCACTTATTGTAAGTGATATGCCGTTTTTATCATATCATATATCTGTAGAGCAGGCTGTTTCAAATGCAGGAAGATTAGTTAAAGAAGGAGGAGCTAATGCAGTAAAGCTTGAAGGTGGAGCTAATGTTATGCCTCAAATCAAAGCCATTGTAGATGCTCAAATTCCAGTGATGGGACATTTAGGTTTAACCCCTCAATCCATAAATGCTTTTGGAGGTTTTAAAGTTCAAGGAAAAAGTGAAATCGCAGCTAAGAAGCTTATTGAAGATGCTGTTAATTTAGAGAAGGCTGGTGTCTTTTCAATTGTCCTAGAGGGAATTCCAGAAAAAGTTGCTGAAATCATTACAAAGTCAGTTTCAATTCCTACAATCGGAATTGGAGCAGGTAAGTATTGTGATGGTCAAATATTAGTGTATCAGGATATGCTAGGAATGTTTAATGATTTTGTACCTAAATTCGTAAAGCAATATGCCAATATAGGTGAAATCATGCGCAATGCAATAAACTCTTATGTTAATGAAGTTCAAGAAGGATTATTCCCAGAGATAAAGCATACCTTTAAAATTGATGAAAACGAACTAAGTAAGTTATATTAA
- the panD gene encoding aspartate 1-decarboxylase, translating to MILTMLKGKIHRATVTQAELNYVGSITIDKTLMEAAGILENEKVQIVDVNNGARLETYVISGKRDSGVICLNGAAARLVQPEDKVIIIAYAQMTEDEAKTYKPKVVFMNEDNTIKEITNYESNE from the coding sequence ATGATATTAACTATGTTAAAAGGAAAAATACACAGAGCAACAGTAACACAAGCTGAGTTAAATTATGTAGGAAGTATTACAATAGATAAAACATTAATGGAGGCAGCAGGCATACTTGAAAATGAAAAAGTTCAAATCGTTGATGTAAATAATGGGGCAAGACTTGAAACCTATGTAATTTCAGGTAAAAGAGATTCTGGAGTCATTTGTTTAAATGGCGCTGCAGCAAGACTAGTACAACCTGAAGATAAAGTAATAATAATTGCTTATGCTCAAATGACTGAGGACGAGGCAAAAACCTATAAGCCAAAAGTAGTTTTTATGAATGAAGATAATACAATTAAAGAAATAACTAATTATGAATCTAATGAATAA
- a CDS encoding transposase, translating to MRRSYNKEFKIAAVKLVIEDNMPVAEVSRTLVVHYNSLYRRISEYEEYGESAFPDHGTALYSYQYEIKKLKQENTELKKELETLKNIIMSLKN from the coding sequence ATGCGACGTTCATATAACAAAGAATTTAAAATAGCAGCAGTAAAGTTAGTTATAGAAGATAATATGCCTGTAGCAGAGGTTTCCAGAACACTGGTTGTACACTATAACTCATTATATCGTCGTATAAGTGAATATGAAGAATACGGAGAGAGTGCGTTTCCAGACCATGGAACCGCACTCTATTCATATCAATATGAGATTAAAAAACTAAAACAAGAAAATACAGAATTAAAAAAGGAGCTAGAAACTCTAAAAAATATCATAATGTCTCTAAAAAATTGA
- a CDS encoding ABC transporter ATP-binding protein, translated as MFELNNIKFKDILDIPYLKINKNITCIIGPSGSGKTTLLRMLNRLNAPDEGKITYNNMDISRINSIKLRRNIVMLGQTPVIYPGTIEDNLQIGLEFSEKLPASKEAMKDALDRVELRKELSDTCSNLSGGEKQRLCLARVMLMNADTYLLDEPSAALDKNTEEFIIDNFSKFVMENNKELIMITHSELIAEKFINSIIRIEQGKVVETYNE; from the coding sequence TTGTTTGAATTAAACAATATAAAATTTAAAGATATCTTAGATATACCATATTTAAAAATTAATAAGAATATAACCTGTATTATTGGTCCATCAGGAAGCGGAAAAACAACTCTATTGCGAATGTTAAATAGATTAAATGCTCCAGATGAAGGAAAAATCACTTATAATAATATGGATATTTCCAGAATTAACTCAATAAAATTGCGTCGCAACATTGTAATGCTAGGTCAAACACCTGTGATTTATCCAGGAACAATAGAAGATAATCTTCAAATTGGATTGGAATTTTCAGAAAAATTGCCTGCTTCAAAAGAAGCTATGAAAGATGCTCTTGATAGAGTGGAGTTAAGAAAGGAACTTTCTGATACTTGCAGCAATCTTTCAGGTGGAGAAAAACAACGTTTGTGCCTTGCAAGAGTTATGCTTATGAATGCTGATACATATTTACTAGATGAACCTTCAGCAGCTTTAGATAAAAATACCGAAGAATTTATAATTGATAATTTCTCTAAATTTGTAATGGAAAACAATAAAGAGCTCATAATGATCACTCATTCAGAGTTAATTGCAGAAAAATTTATAAATTCCATAATAAGAATTGAACAGGGAAAGGTAGTGGAGACATATAATGAATAA
- the lexA gene encoding transcriptional repressor LexA, giving the protein MEFNRKQKKIINSKPNGPMLIKGENSTGKTTAYVNKIPTLLNNYCINKNDRILIATNSEEHSKFISFVYDNMDSEKYHQNSFFDADNTNKLEISTISSLIQYYFNQYETEHKIKLIEASITECEVQLKKAIEVIKQKYTKEKFDIFDASYTKFIFEEITWIKASGLNSIEEYQNVPRKSRINEITGNKKILRKNSKLRHAIYDIVIEYNNNLNKINKIDLQDKASFALKSATNNKTKAFTHIFIDNSEILTKVELDLLKTIHNQTHYSSITFIFNIGEKPTLNAWISDGKAFSSLGYDMKGKSITLTEHYDHEVNEDYTTKVENYDMIESNTTPQNTDSYLTLNPIEYIDLKRNVSHKFIKDPDALDEIYIKYNGIEEKVVDTINIPVFNEIAAGSPILMNDSIEDNYLLPKEWIRNTKDTFILKVKGDSMINKNIYDGDLVVINKQPFPNVKDIVAVDINGEATLKTYKKIHGQVVLMPENEKYDPIIIEDQEVHFLGVAIGLIKN; this is encoded by the coding sequence ATGGAATTCAATAGGAAACAAAAGAAAATTATTAACAGCAAACCTAATGGACCTATGTTAATAAAAGGTGAAAATAGTACAGGAAAAACAACAGCTTATGTAAATAAAATTCCAACATTACTTAATAATTATTGTATTAATAAAAATGATAGAATTCTTATTGCAACAAATAGTGAAGAACATTCTAAATTTATATCCTTTGTATATGATAATATGGATAGTGAAAAATATCATCAAAATAGTTTTTTTGATGCTGATAATACAAATAAATTAGAAATTAGCACAATTAGTTCTTTAATACAATATTATTTTAATCAATATGAAACAGAGCATAAAATAAAACTAATAGAAGCATCAATTACTGAATGTGAAGTACAATTAAAAAAGGCTATTGAAGTTATTAAGCAAAAATATACAAAGGAAAAGTTTGATATATTTGATGCTTCATACACAAAATTTATATTTGAAGAAATCACATGGATTAAGGCTTCGGGGCTCAACAGTATTGAAGAATATCAAAATGTGCCAAGAAAAAGCAGAATAAATGAAATAACTGGTAATAAAAAAATACTGAGAAAGAATTCGAAACTTAGACATGCTATTTATGACATAGTTATTGAATATAACAATAATTTGAATAAGATAAATAAAATAGATTTACAAGATAAAGCTTCTTTTGCACTTAAAAGTGCTACAAATAATAAAACAAAAGCTTTTACACATATTTTTATTGATAATAGCGAAATTTTAACAAAAGTTGAATTGGATTTATTAAAAACAATACATAATCAAACTCATTATTCAAGCATAACCTTTATATTTAATATTGGTGAAAAGCCAACATTAAATGCTTGGATTTCTGATGGAAAAGCTTTTAGTAGTTTAGGTTATGATATGAAAGGTAAGAGTATTACACTAACTGAACATTATGATCATGAAGTAAATGAAGATTATACTACTAAAGTTGAAAATTATGATATGATCGAAAGTAATACAACTCCACAAAACACAGACTCTTATTTAACATTAAATCCAATCGAATATATAGATTTAAAACGAAATGTTTCTCATAAATTTATTAAAGATCCAGATGCATTGGATGAAATATACATTAAATACAATGGAATTGAAGAAAAAGTAGTAGATACTATTAATATTCCAGTATTTAATGAAATTGCTGCTGGTAGTCCTATATTAATGAATGATTCAATTGAAGATAATTATCTTTTACCAAAAGAGTGGATAAGAAATACTAAAGATACATTTATTCTTAAAGTAAAGGGTGACTCCATGATAAACAAAAACATTTATGATGGAGATTTAGTTGTAATCAATAAGCAGCCTTTTCCAAATGTTAAGGATATAGTAGCAGTTGATATCAATGGGGAAGCAACCTTAAAAACTTATAAAAAGATCCATGGTCAAGTTGTATTAATGCCAGAAAACGAAAAATATGATCCAATAATTATAGAAGATCAAGAAGTTCATTTCCTTGGAGTTGCAATTGGCCTTATAAAAAATTAA
- the panC gene encoding pantoate--beta-alanine ligase encodes MLIKEIKELKNLVKSWKKEGFSIGFVPTMGALHEGHQSLIKKAVEENDKVIVSVFVNPTQFGPNEDYDSYPRDIKKDLELCMMVGANVVFNPEPNEMYFNNRSTSISVSKLTSVLCGAKRPGHFDGVCLVVSKLLNIVTPDKAYFGQKDAQQVAVIKRMVRDLNIDVDIIACPIIREEDGLAKSSRNTYLSVEERKAASVLSRSLNIAKNLLNKGERSASKIKEIMMEEINKEPLAKIDYVEIVDNESLENVEIIEKNILIPIAVYIGKTRLIDNFIFEIYTY; translated from the coding sequence ATGTTAATAAAAGAAATTAAAGAACTTAAAAATCTAGTTAAGTCATGGAAGAAAGAAGGTTTTTCCATTGGGTTTGTTCCAACCATGGGAGCATTACATGAGGGCCACCAAAGTCTAATAAAAAAAGCTGTAGAAGAAAATGATAAAGTCATTGTGAGTGTATTTGTTAACCCCACTCAATTTGGTCCTAATGAAGATTATGACAGTTATCCAAGAGATATCAAAAAAGATTTAGAACTTTGCATGATGGTTGGAGCTAATGTTGTCTTTAATCCTGAGCCTAACGAAATGTATTTTAATAATAGATCAACTAGCATAAGTGTTTCAAAACTTACAAGTGTACTTTGTGGTGCAAAAAGACCTGGGCATTTTGATGGCGTTTGTTTAGTTGTGTCTAAATTATTAAATATAGTAACTCCAGATAAAGCTTATTTTGGACAAAAAGATGCTCAACAAGTAGCTGTCATAAAGAGAATGGTAAGAGATTTAAACATAGATGTTGATATAATAGCGTGTCCAATAATTCGTGAAGAAGATGGACTAGCAAAAAGTTCAAGAAATACTTATCTTTCAGTTGAAGAAAGAAAAGCGGCATCAGTATTAAGTAGAAGTTTAAATATAGCAAAGAATCTATTAAATAAAGGTGAAAGAAGCGCTTCAAAAATTAAAGAAATTATGATGGAAGAAATCAATAAAGAGCCTTTAGCTAAAATTGACTATGTAGAAATAGTTGATAATGAATCTTTAGAAAATGTTGAAATTATAGAAAAAAATATATTAATTCCAATTGCAGTTTATATAGGCAAAACTAGATTAATTGATAATTTTATCTTTGAAATATACACATATTAA
- a CDS encoding AraC family transcriptional regulator: protein MNLMELDKFLKEYTEDELYYKKFYLAKQNPNTYKTFMDNLDIEYIKKLRLLIPGVDHGIDPSFMPEDILFVEKKNHNVIALKHYRYTPEFNHKHSFFEMSYVYSGSFKQDISGDEINFNEGDLYILPPNVEHSVGIYDDTVLVNFLIRRSTFNDTFLEVLSEENILSAFFTKILYTKNYNNYIIFHTNNNPEIKKILCEMIIEDFENKKYSNKILDNQIMILFANLLRNDINKVELPQELQKTNKQLASIISYIQGNYKTITLNDLSNEFHFSIPYLSKLIKKTTGHTFKEMIQTLKLNKAIELLSSTDLKIRDISDAIGYENDTHFIRTFKKVYGISPNQYRDQIQNVID from the coding sequence ATGAACTTAATGGAATTAGATAAATTTTTAAAAGAATATACAGAAGACGAATTATATTATAAAAAATTTTATTTAGCTAAACAAAATCCTAATACCTATAAAACCTTTATGGATAATTTGGATATAGAATACATAAAGAAATTAAGGCTTCTCATTCCTGGAGTTGACCATGGTATTGATCCTTCTTTCATGCCAGAAGATATACTTTTTGTTGAAAAGAAAAACCATAATGTCATAGCACTAAAACACTATAGATATACTCCTGAATTTAATCATAAACATAGTTTTTTTGAAATGAGTTATGTTTATTCTGGAAGCTTCAAACAAGATATTTCTGGAGATGAAATTAATTTTAATGAAGGTGATTTATACATTCTGCCTCCTAATGTTGAACATTCTGTTGGCATTTACGATGATACTGTACTGGTTAATTTTTTGATCAGAAGAAGTACCTTTAATGATACATTTTTAGAAGTATTAAGTGAAGAAAATATCTTGTCTGCTTTTTTTACTAAGATTTTGTACACTAAAAATTATAATAACTACATTATATTCCACACAAATAATAATCCTGAAATAAAGAAAATTCTTTGTGAAATGATAATTGAAGACTTTGAAAATAAGAAATACAGCAATAAAATTTTAGATAATCAAATTATGATACTCTTTGCAAATTTACTAAGGAACGATATTAATAAGGTAGAATTACCTCAAGAACTGCAAAAGACTAACAAACAGCTTGCCTCAATAATTTCTTATATTCAAGGAAATTATAAGACTATAACTTTGAATGATTTATCAAATGAATTTCATTTTTCAATACCCTATTTAAGTAAGCTCATAAAAAAAACAACAGGCCATACCTTTAAAGAAATGATTCAAACCTTAAAATTAAATAAGGCAATTGAACTTTTATCCTCAACAGATTTAAAAATTCGGGATATTAGTGATGCTATTGGTTACGAAAATGATACCCATTTTATAAGAACCTTTAAGAAGGTTTATGGAATTTCTCCTAATCAATATAGGGATCAAATACAGAATGTAATTGACTAA
- a CDS encoding Cof-type HAD-IIB family hydrolase: MKPNIIFFDIDGTLLCEKTYRVPQSTKNAIKKAQENGHLVFVNTGRPILEIDTCIEELNFDGYVCGCGTYVELNSKELFHKSLGIELSKEIAMKLKEYKIDAILEGRNGVYYDHDKNINSKEVQRIKERHIKEGFYKGQTFDDVDIDFDKLVIWNNENSNFEAFYDNYKNSFDFIHRGKDFYEIVPLECSKATGIKFISNYLDIPHENTYAIGDSTNDLTMLEYVKNSIAMGNSNPILFDLVSFVTKDIEEDGIAYALKHYNMI, from the coding sequence ATGAAACCTAACATTATATTTTTTGACATAGATGGAACGTTGTTATGCGAAAAAACTTATCGCGTTCCCCAGAGTACAAAAAATGCTATAAAAAAAGCACAGGAAAATGGACATCTTGTATTTGTTAATACCGGAAGACCTATTTTAGAAATTGACACTTGTATAGAAGAATTAAATTTTGATGGGTATGTTTGTGGGTGTGGTACATATGTGGAATTGAATTCAAAAGAATTATTTCACAAGAGTCTTGGAATTGAATTATCAAAAGAAATTGCAATGAAATTAAAAGAATATAAAATAGATGCTATTTTAGAAGGAAGAAATGGTGTTTATTATGATCATGATAAAAATATAAATTCAAAAGAAGTGCAAAGAATTAAGGAACGTCATATTAAAGAAGGTTTTTATAAAGGACAAACTTTTGATGATGTAGATATTGATTTTGATAAATTAGTTATTTGGAATAATGAAAATAGTAATTTCGAAGCTTTCTATGATAATTATAAGAACTCCTTTGATTTTATACATCGAGGCAAAGATTTTTATGAAATAGTTCCTTTAGAATGTTCTAAAGCCACAGGAATAAAATTTATTTCAAATTACTTAGATATACCTCATGAAAATACTTATGCAATTGGTGACAGCACAAATGATTTAACTATGCTTGAATATGTTAAAAATAGTATTGCTATGGGAAATAGTAATCCAATATTATTTGATTTAGTGTCTTTTGTAACAAAAGATATTGAAGAAGACGGAATTGCTTATGCTTTAAAACATTATAATATGATATAA
- a CDS encoding alpha-L-rhamnosidase, giving the protein MLVVKNLKCEYLENPIGIDKINPRLSWQIISDKRNVKQQQFQIQVATDEEFKNIVWNMHTFSEKSIHIPYEGAPLESRMRYFYRVKVWINKEEESDWSNTCFWEMGLINTSEWKAEWISLKDQKINEDFKARAPFSCFKNFTINKDVKKAVVYVTSLGVYELYLNGKRVGEDYLTPGWTDYNYRIQYQTYEVSDLIKAKDNKLNATIGEGWYSGYLGWTKRKDTYGSKNALLLQMYIYYEDGTSEVIASDESWKEENCNILMSDIYNGEIYDAREKEEASIDSNLIIVPYPKTHLIAQENEPIRIQEEIEPLSIFKTPKGEFVLDMGQNMAGFVRFKIRGEKGQKVTLIHGEVLDKEGNFYRDNIRDAAQKVTYICSGNEEEIYEPHFTFQGFRYVKLEGFPKDIKPSNFTGVVLHSDMKPIGSFETSDKKINQLQHNILWGQKGNFIDVPTDCPQRDERLGWTGDAQIFARTACFNMNAAPFFSKWLKDLSCNQMSDGAVPFVVPDILKGTFADGIGLTTAGWGDAAVICPWTIYQCYGDENILIQQYDSMKNWINYIRNQGNDEYLWDTGLQLADWLALDNEEGSFFGATDGYLVSTAYYAYSTGIFANIAKILGKFDDYKLYNQLYASIKEAYINRFYDNEGNLTSETQTAQVISLYFDLVPEKYKERIAKRLVELIEKKNMHLDTGFLGTPYICHVLSDNGYEDVAYKLLFNTDYPSWLYQVERGATTMWEHWDSIKVDGSFWDIGMNSFNHYSYGSVGAWMYQNIGGIDMAEAGYKKSQIAPKLSEKLSYTKAALDTMYGKISVSWEIIEDKINMNVVIPHNTTSRITLPKVKNIEKIKKYIIEAYNEKRLHIDLTNGLSETYIDTDFGFEIFGDNISFEIGSGSYNFSYEYTPI; this is encoded by the coding sequence ATGCTAGTTGTAAAAAACTTAAAATGTGAATATTTAGAAAATCCAATAGGAATAGATAAAATAAATCCAAGATTGAGCTGGCAGATTATTTCTGATAAAAGAAATGTTAAACAGCAGCAATTTCAAATACAAGTTGCAACAGATGAAGAATTTAAGAATATTGTATGGAACATGCATACCTTCTCTGAAAAATCAATTCATATTCCTTATGAAGGAGCGCCACTTGAAAGTAGAATGAGATATTTTTATCGAGTAAAGGTATGGATTAATAAAGAAGAAGAATCCGATTGGAGTAATACGTGCTTTTGGGAAATGGGTTTAATAAATACTTCGGAATGGAAGGCAGAGTGGATTTCTTTAAAAGATCAAAAAATAAATGAAGACTTTAAAGCTAGAGCTCCATTTAGTTGTTTTAAGAATTTTACTATAAATAAAGATGTTAAGAAAGCTGTCGTTTATGTAACAAGTTTAGGAGTATACGAACTTTATTTAAATGGAAAAAGAGTTGGGGAAGATTATTTAACACCAGGTTGGACTGACTATAATTATCGCATTCAATATCAGACTTATGAAGTTTCTGATTTAATTAAAGCTAAGGACAATAAACTTAATGCAACAATTGGAGAAGGCTGGTACAGTGGCTATCTAGGATGGACTAAGAGAAAAGATACTTACGGAAGTAAGAATGCTTTGTTGCTTCAAATGTATATTTATTATGAAGATGGCACAAGTGAAGTTATAGCTTCAGATGAATCTTGGAAGGAAGAAAATTGTAACATATTAATGTCTGACATATATAATGGGGAAATATATGATGCAAGGGAAAAAGAGGAAGCTAGTATAGACAGTAATTTAATAATTGTTCCATATCCAAAGACACATTTAATTGCTCAAGAAAATGAACCAATTAGAATTCAAGAAGAAATAGAACCATTGTCAATATTTAAAACTCCAAAGGGAGAGTTTGTATTAGATATGGGACAAAATATGGCTGGCTTTGTACGCTTTAAGATTAGGGGAGAAAAAGGACAAAAAGTAACTTTAATTCACGGTGAGGTTTTAGATAAAGAAGGGAATTTCTATAGAGATAATATTAGAGATGCAGCTCAAAAAGTTACTTATATATGTAGTGGTAATGAAGAAGAAATATATGAACCTCATTTTACTTTTCAAGGATTCCGTTATGTTAAGCTTGAAGGATTCCCCAAAGATATAAAACCTTCTAATTTTACAGGAGTTGTACTTCATTCAGACATGAAACCTATAGGAAGTTTTGAAACTTCTGATAAAAAAATTAATCAACTTCAACATAATATTTTATGGGGACAAAAGGGTAATTTTATTGATGTGCCAACAGATTGTCCTCAAAGAGATGAACGTTTAGGGTGGACAGGAGATGCACAAATCTTTGCACGAACTGCATGCTTTAATATGAATGCAGCACCTTTTTTCAGCAAGTGGTTAAAGGATCTTTCTTGTAATCAAATGTCAGATGGTGCAGTACCTTTTGTAGTTCCAGATATATTAAAGGGTACATTTGCTGATGGAATTGGATTAACAACCGCAGGTTGGGGAGATGCAGCTGTTATATGTCCTTGGACAATTTATCAATGTTATGGGGATGAAAATATATTAATTCAGCAATATGATAGTATGAAAAATTGGATTAATTATATAAGAAATCAAGGTAATGATGAATATCTTTGGGATACTGGTCTTCAACTTGCAGATTGGCTTGCTTTAGACAATGAAGAAGGAAGCTTTTTTGGAGCAACCGATGGATACTTAGTTTCTACCGCATATTATGCTTATTCTACAGGAATATTTGCAAATATAGCTAAAATATTAGGAAAGTTTGATGATTACAAATTATATAACCAGTTATATGCTTCAATAAAAGAAGCTTATATTAATAGATTTTATGACAATGAAGGTAATTTAACAAGTGAAACTCAAACTGCTCAAGTAATATCTTTATATTTTGATTTAGTCCCAGAAAAATATAAAGAAAGGATTGCTAAAAGATTAGTGGAATTAATAGAAAAGAAAAATATGCATTTAGATACAGGATTTTTAGGAACTCCGTATATTTGTCATGTGCTATCTGATAATGGATATGAAGACGTTGCTTATAAACTTCTATTTAATACTGATTATCCATCTTGGTTATATCAGGTAGAAAGAGGGGCTACAACCATGTGGGAGCATTGGGACAGTATTAAAGTTGATGGTTCTTTTTGGGATATAGGTATGAATTCCTTTAACCATTATTCATATGGTTCAGTAGGTGCATGGATGTACCAAAATATTGGTGGTATTGATATGGCTGAGGCAGGATATAAAAAATCCCAAATAGCTCCAAAACTATCAGAGAAATTAAGCTATACTAAGGCTGCTTTAGATACTATGTATGGAAAAATATCAGTCAGTTGGGAAATAATTGAGGATAAGATAAATATGAATGTAGTAATTCCTCACAATACAACTTCAAGGATTACACTTCCTAAAGTTAAAAATATTGAAAAAATAAAAAAATACATTATTGAAGCCTACAATGAAAAAAGATTGCATATTGATTTAACTAACGGGCTCTCCGAAACTTATATTGATACTGATTTTGGTTTCGAAATTTTTGGTGATAATATTTCTTTTGAAATTGGTTCAGGTTCTTATAATTTTTCGTATGAATATACACCTATATAA